From the Oleiharenicola lentus genome, one window contains:
- a CDS encoding DUF4253 domain-containing protein, translating to MLLFVTCANGRASLSSDEEVLVKGLGFDPVAMNSVKALGSSLERLMGRSVDFQRVPAAGVVLLTKPNEGHTVLIAVRRVLAGSSYSAYLNEQAFGHGPDRVAIMKTSDPYAYLAVVRTDGVNYDIDHAQVIARYRELTKRYGLLLVGAGQDWLEAKFSRQPEDWKVFAKEVYAFCPDIVDQGTGTVEALAHEMRRTNTLYLWWD from the coding sequence TTGCTGCTGTTCGTTACCTGCGCCAATGGCCGAGCTTCCCTTTCCTCGGACGAGGAGGTGCTGGTAAAGGGTCTAGGCTTCGATCCGGTCGCAATGAATTCGGTCAAGGCGCTCGGCAGCTCGCTTGAGCGCCTGATGGGGCGTTCAGTGGACTTCCAGCGAGTTCCTGCTGCCGGCGTAGTCTTGCTGACCAAGCCGAACGAAGGGCATACGGTGCTCATTGCGGTGCGCCGTGTTTTGGCGGGCTCATCCTACTCAGCCTACCTCAACGAGCAGGCATTCGGCCATGGGCCTGACAGGGTTGCGATCATGAAGACCAGCGACCCCTACGCGTATCTGGCGGTTGTCCGGACCGACGGTGTGAATTACGATATCGATCACGCCCAAGTGATTGCTCGCTACCGAGAGTTGACCAAGCGATACGGTCTTTTGCTGGTCGGTGCTGGGCAAGACTGGCTGGAAGCGAAATTCTCACGCCAGCCGGAAGATTGGAAGGTCTTTGCCAAGGAAGTATACGCATTCTGTCCCGATATCGTGGATCAGGGCACGGGAACCGTTGAGGCACTGGCGCATGAGATGCGCCGGACAAACACGCTTTACTTGTGGTGGGACTGA
- a CDS encoding Gfo/Idh/MocA family protein has protein sequence MSKRLNWGILTTGWIARKFVTDLLQSQTGRFVAVGARNLADAQKFAADFGGANAHGSYEALLADPAIEAVYIGTPHPWHAEWAIKAAQAGKHILCEKPLTLSIADTERVLAAAKRHDVLLMEAYMYRFHPQTRKVVELVRSGALGELRLIRASFNVLMDFNPEHRMFKKALGGGTILDLGCYPITFSRHIAGAVQGKDFVEPLEFHGTGRLRAEVGTDDFATAVAKFPGDILAELSCGATVLNDNSVQLHGTAGWVDVPQPFVPGLLGQEEKIILHRRDASPEEIIIRSPGVGLYAYEADAFAEALWRGAREVPLATHADTLGTARLLDRWLAGVGVKYG, from the coding sequence ATGTCGAAGAGGCTAAACTGGGGCATCCTCACCACGGGCTGGATCGCGCGGAAGTTTGTCACCGATCTGCTCCAGTCGCAAACGGGGCGATTTGTCGCCGTCGGCGCGCGCAACCTGGCCGACGCGCAGAAGTTCGCCGCCGACTTCGGCGGGGCCAACGCCCACGGCAGCTACGAGGCGCTGCTGGCGGACCCCGCGATCGAGGCCGTCTATATCGGCACGCCGCACCCGTGGCACGCGGAGTGGGCCATCAAGGCGGCGCAGGCGGGCAAGCACATCCTCTGCGAGAAGCCGCTCACGCTCAGCATCGCCGACACCGAGCGCGTGCTCGCGGCGGCGAAGCGGCACGACGTGCTCTTGATGGAGGCCTACATGTATCGCTTCCACCCGCAGACGCGGAAGGTGGTCGAACTGGTGCGCAGCGGCGCGCTCGGCGAACTGCGGCTGATCCGGGCCTCGTTCAATGTGCTGATGGATTTCAACCCCGAGCACCGGATGTTCAAGAAGGCGCTCGGTGGCGGCACGATCCTCGATCTCGGCTGCTACCCGATCACCTTCTCGCGCCACATCGCCGGAGCGGTCCAGGGCAAGGATTTCGTGGAGCCGCTTGAGTTCCACGGCACCGGTCGCCTGCGGGCGGAGGTCGGCACCGATGACTTTGCGACGGCCGTCGCAAAGTTTCCCGGCGACATCCTCGCCGAGCTGTCCTGTGGCGCGACCGTGCTCAATGACAACTCCGTGCAGCTGCACGGCACGGCCGGCTGGGTCGACGTGCCGCAGCCCTTTGTCCCCGGCCTGCTCGGGCAGGAGGAAAAAATCATCCTCCACCGCCGCGACGCGTCACCCGAGGAAATCATCATCCGCAGCCCGGGCGTGGGGCTCTACGCCTACGAGGCCGACGCCTTTGCCGAGGCCCTCTGGCGCGGCGCTCGTGAAGTCCCGCTGGCCACGCACGCCGACACCCTCGGCACGGCGCGCCTGCTGGACCGGTGGCTGGCGGGCGTGGGTGTGAAGTATGGTTAG
- a CDS encoding alpha/beta hydrolase family protein, whose translation MTGYVGLLLFAFASVFAAESPPPADLFAYDKTAPLNVQEAGRETRGAALVRDLTFTPAGKPVKAYLVSPATGSGPHAAILYVHWLGDPKTTNRTQFLDEAVTLAGRGVVSLLVEGMWAEPGWYKNRIPEEDYAHAIRQVIELRRAMDLLLAQPGIDPTRVALVGHDFGAMYGMMAEALDRRAKTCVFMAPTPHFVDWFLFRQQPKDLESYKAQLATIDPVLFVGKLAPAPVFFQFASRDFYVTAEEAAEFYAAAGPRKQMATYDADHGLHPPEVAADRVAWLVRELGLK comes from the coding sequence ATGACAGGTTACGTGGGTTTGCTGTTGTTCGCATTCGCCTCGGTCTTCGCGGCCGAATCTCCGCCCCCCGCCGACCTCTTCGCCTACGACAAGACCGCCCCGCTCAACGTGCAGGAAGCCGGACGCGAGACACGGGGCGCCGCGCTCGTGCGCGACCTCACCTTCACGCCCGCCGGCAAACCGGTGAAGGCCTATCTCGTTTCGCCCGCCACCGGCTCGGGCCCACACGCGGCCATCCTCTACGTCCACTGGCTCGGCGATCCGAAGACGACCAACCGCACGCAGTTCCTCGACGAGGCCGTGACGCTCGCCGGCCGCGGCGTGGTGTCGCTGCTCGTCGAAGGCATGTGGGCCGAGCCGGGCTGGTATAAGAACCGTATCCCCGAGGAAGACTATGCCCACGCCATCCGCCAGGTCATCGAGCTCCGTCGCGCCATGGATCTGCTCCTCGCGCAACCAGGCATTGATCCCACGCGCGTCGCCCTGGTTGGACACGACTTCGGCGCGATGTATGGCATGATGGCCGAGGCGCTCGACCGCCGGGCCAAGACCTGCGTCTTCATGGCCCCCACGCCGCACTTCGTGGACTGGTTCCTTTTCCGCCAGCAGCCCAAGGACCTCGAAAGCTACAAGGCGCAGCTCGCCACCATCGATCCCGTCCTCTTCGTCGGCAAACTCGCTCCCGCCCCGGTGTTCTTCCAGTTCGCAAGCCGCGATTTCTACGTCACCGCCGAGGAAGCCGCCGAGTTCTACGCCGCCGCCGGCCCGCGCAAGCAGATGGCCACCTACGACGCCGACCACGGCCTCCACCCGCCCGAAGTCGCCGCCGACCGCGTGGCTTGGTTGGTGCGCGAGTTGGGACTGAAGTGA
- a CDS encoding DUF885 domain-containing protein — protein sequence MKFRSLLTGAALAAAFTLNLAASSAITKDAVMAERIAAESAKANAFFDRVFDESVDRSPISQGYLGIKKDHDKWDDFSEANRLAEFAITVRELAALKSTVNFDLLDEQTKMSYRLFVAQAEQTIEGWKWRNHDYVFTQMGGQHTDAAAFLINFHEVANTADARAYITRLRALPGMFDQLIVRAEAQAARGIQPPKFVYPLLIESCREIISGAPFEAGEKKSALLGDIEGKVAALKDADEATKAQLVTDARAALLGSVRPAYEKLIALFEAQARVATDDDGVWKLPEGRDYYNFMLRNHTTTALGADEVHELGLREVARIHAGMMEIARKTGFKGDLAAFLKFMRDDPQFSYPSTEEGRTAYVKRAEAAIATMTARLDEFFGVKPKAGLIVKRVEPFREKGSAAAFYNQPSADGSRPGIYYVNTHDMRGLPIWELETLAHHEAIPGHHMQNAISQELENMPKFRRFGGYNAYGEGWALYAEYFPKEFGFYQDPYQDFGRLSDELLRAVRLVVDTGIHAKKWTRQQVLDYFGANTAASAVETLAETNRYIVWPGQATGYKIGMIKIIELRELAKRELGAKFDLRAYHDLVLKNGALPMSLLEENVRAWIAKAK from the coding sequence ATGAAATTCCGTTCCTTGCTCACCGGCGCGGCCCTGGCTGCGGCTTTCACCCTCAACCTTGCGGCCTCGTCCGCCATCACGAAGGACGCCGTCATGGCCGAGCGCATCGCCGCCGAGTCGGCCAAGGCCAACGCGTTTTTCGACCGCGTGTTCGACGAAAGCGTGGACCGCAGTCCGATCTCGCAGGGCTACCTCGGAATCAAGAAGGACCACGACAAGTGGGATGACTTCTCCGAAGCCAACCGGTTGGCCGAGTTCGCCATCACCGTGCGCGAACTCGCCGCGTTGAAGAGCACGGTCAACTTCGACCTGCTGGATGAGCAGACGAAGATGAGCTACCGGCTCTTTGTCGCGCAGGCGGAGCAGACCATCGAGGGCTGGAAGTGGCGCAACCACGACTACGTCTTCACCCAGATGGGTGGCCAGCACACCGACGCGGCGGCCTTCCTGATCAACTTTCACGAGGTTGCTAATACGGCCGACGCTCGCGCCTACATCACCCGCCTGCGCGCGCTGCCCGGAATGTTCGACCAGCTCATCGTCCGCGCCGAGGCCCAGGCTGCGCGCGGCATCCAGCCGCCGAAGTTCGTCTATCCTCTGCTCATCGAGTCATGCCGCGAGATCATCAGCGGCGCCCCCTTCGAGGCCGGCGAAAAGAAGAGCGCCCTGCTCGGGGATATCGAGGGCAAGGTCGCCGCCCTCAAGGACGCCGACGAGGCGACTAAGGCGCAGCTGGTCACCGACGCGCGGGCGGCGCTGCTCGGCTCGGTCCGGCCCGCCTACGAAAAGCTTATCGCGCTCTTCGAGGCGCAGGCCAGGGTCGCCACCGACGACGACGGCGTGTGGAAGCTGCCCGAGGGCCGTGATTACTACAATTTCATGCTACGCAACCACACGACCACCGCACTCGGCGCCGACGAGGTGCACGAGCTCGGCCTGCGCGAGGTCGCGCGCATCCACGCCGGCATGATGGAAATTGCGCGGAAGACCGGATTCAAGGGCGACCTCGCCGCGTTCCTGAAGTTCATGCGGGATGACCCACAGTTCAGCTACCCGAGCACCGAGGAGGGGCGCACGGCCTATGTTAAGCGCGCCGAGGCCGCCATCGCGACCATGACCGCACGGCTCGACGAGTTCTTCGGCGTGAAGCCCAAGGCCGGCCTGATCGTGAAGCGGGTCGAGCCGTTCCGCGAGAAGGGCTCGGCCGCGGCGTTCTACAACCAGCCCTCGGCCGATGGCTCGCGTCCCGGCATCTACTACGTCAACACGCACGACATGCGCGGCCTGCCCATCTGGGAGCTGGAGACGCTGGCCCACCACGAGGCCATTCCCGGCCATCACATGCAGAACGCGATTTCGCAGGAGCTGGAAAACATGCCCAAATTCCGGCGCTTCGGCGGCTACAACGCCTATGGCGAGGGCTGGGCGCTCTACGCGGAGTATTTCCCCAAGGAGTTCGGCTTCTATCAGGATCCGTATCAGGACTTCGGCCGGCTTTCCGACGAGCTGCTGCGCGCCGTGCGGCTGGTGGTGGACACGGGAATTCATGCCAAGAAGTGGACGCGCCAGCAGGTGCTGGACTATTTCGGCGCCAACACGGCCGCCTCCGCCGTCGAGACGCTCGCCGAGACCAACCGCTACATCGTGTGGCCCGGCCAGGCCACGGGCTACAAGATCGGCATGATCAAGATCATCGAGCTGCGCGAGCTCGCGAAGCGGGAGCTCGGCGCGAAATTCGACCTCCGCGCCTACCACGACCTCGTGCTGAAAAACGGCGCCCTGCCGATGAGCCTTCTCGAGGAGAACGTGCGGGCTTGGATCGCCAAAGCGAAATAG
- a CDS encoding Tex family protein: protein MDSPNPEHVIRLAEELKLKVHQVAATAQLLKEGATVPFISRYRKEATGELDEVQVTAIRDRLEQMAQVDERRTAIVASLKERNLLTDALSNALALADTLTKLEDIYLPYRPKKRTRATIAKEKGLEPLAELLWAQDPATDALAAAQAYVGKEFTLDDGKSTKGKIENAEEAFAGARDILAERISDDATAREKLRVVYRAQATVSSKVLYGKDTDPEAAKFKDYFDWSEPLAKAPSHRVLAMRRGEKEGFLIMRITLADELTALAEVETLFVKNKSSCGEQVRLATADACKRLLAPAIETEMRIESKKRADEAAIKVFTDNLRELLLSAPLGQKAVMAIDPGFRTGCKTVLLDRQGKLLHNDVVFPDRHAEEAKEKLLGFVKFFNVEAVAIGNGTAGRETEAFVRALGLPPHIPVVMVNESGASIYSASDVAREEFPDHDLTVRGAVSIGRRLMDPLAELVKLDPKSIGVGQYQHDVDQPALKRSLDDTVISSVNGVGVELNTASKQLLSYVSGLNATTAAAIVARRNEKGAFKTRAELLDVPRLGPKAFEQAAGFLRIRDAAHPLDGSAVHPERYALVEQMAADLGTSVAELMREEKLRKQIKLEKYVTTDVGLPTLKDIMAELAKPGRDPRQKFEAFSFQEGVNKPEDLKPGMKLPGIVTNVTAFGAFVDIGVHQDGLVHVSQLADNFVKDPAEVVKPQQKVMVTVTEVDLARKRIALSMRSKPVLGPKAPLGQGGPGAPRPVSGVRSAPPVTRPPAAPQSLNNDWFTAALNKKK, encoded by the coding sequence ATGGATTCTCCCAACCCCGAACACGTCATCCGCCTCGCCGAGGAGCTGAAGCTCAAGGTCCACCAGGTCGCCGCGACCGCCCAGTTGCTGAAGGAGGGTGCGACCGTGCCCTTCATCTCGCGCTACCGCAAGGAAGCCACCGGCGAACTCGACGAGGTGCAGGTGACCGCCATCCGCGACCGCCTTGAGCAGATGGCCCAGGTGGACGAACGCCGCACTGCCATCGTGGCCTCGCTCAAGGAGCGCAACCTGCTCACCGACGCCCTGTCCAACGCCCTCGCGCTGGCCGACACGCTCACCAAGCTCGAGGACATCTACCTGCCCTACCGCCCGAAGAAACGCACGCGCGCCACCATCGCGAAGGAGAAAGGCCTCGAACCGCTCGCCGAGCTGCTCTGGGCGCAGGACCCGGCCACCGACGCCTTGGCCGCCGCGCAGGCCTACGTGGGCAAGGAGTTCACCCTCGACGACGGCAAGAGCACCAAGGGCAAGATAGAGAACGCCGAAGAAGCCTTCGCCGGCGCCCGCGACATCCTCGCCGAGCGCATCAGCGACGACGCCACCGCCCGCGAGAAGCTGCGCGTCGTTTACCGCGCGCAAGCGACCGTCTCCTCCAAGGTGCTTTACGGCAAGGACACCGATCCCGAGGCCGCGAAGTTCAAGGACTACTTCGACTGGTCCGAACCGCTCGCCAAGGCCCCGTCGCACCGCGTGCTCGCCATGCGCCGCGGCGAAAAGGAAGGGTTCCTCATCATGCGCATCACGCTGGCCGACGAACTCACCGCCCTCGCCGAGGTCGAGACGCTCTTCGTGAAGAACAAGTCGTCCTGCGGCGAACAGGTGCGCCTCGCCACCGCCGACGCCTGCAAGCGCCTGCTCGCGCCCGCCATCGAGACGGAGATGCGCATCGAGTCGAAGAAGCGCGCCGACGAGGCCGCGATCAAGGTCTTCACCGACAACCTCCGCGAGCTGCTCCTTTCCGCCCCTCTCGGGCAGAAGGCCGTCATGGCCATCGACCCGGGCTTCCGCACCGGCTGCAAGACCGTGCTGCTCGACCGCCAGGGCAAGCTCCTGCACAACGACGTCGTCTTCCCCGACCGCCATGCCGAGGAGGCCAAGGAGAAGCTGCTCGGCTTTGTGAAGTTCTTCAACGTCGAGGCCGTCGCCATCGGCAACGGCACGGCGGGCCGAGAGACCGAGGCCTTCGTGCGCGCGCTCGGCCTGCCGCCGCATATCCCGGTCGTCATGGTCAACGAGTCCGGCGCGTCCATTTACTCCGCGAGCGACGTCGCGCGCGAGGAGTTCCCCGACCACGACCTCACCGTCCGCGGCGCCGTTTCCATCGGCCGGCGCCTCATGGACCCGCTCGCCGAGCTCGTGAAGCTCGACCCGAAGTCCATCGGCGTCGGCCAATACCAGCACGACGTGGACCAGCCCGCGCTCAAGCGCTCGCTTGATGACACCGTCATCAGCTCCGTGAACGGCGTCGGCGTCGAGCTCAACACCGCCTCGAAGCAGCTCCTTAGCTATGTCTCCGGGCTCAACGCCACGACCGCCGCCGCGATCGTCGCGCGCCGCAACGAGAAGGGCGCGTTCAAGACGCGTGCCGAGCTGCTCGACGTGCCGCGCCTCGGACCCAAGGCCTTCGAGCAGGCCGCCGGCTTCCTCCGCATCCGCGACGCCGCCCACCCGCTCGATGGCTCCGCCGTGCACCCCGAACGCTACGCGCTCGTCGAGCAGATGGCTGCCGACCTCGGCACGAGCGTCGCCGAACTCATGCGCGAGGAGAAGCTGCGCAAACAGATCAAACTGGAGAAATACGTCACGACCGACGTCGGTCTGCCCACGCTCAAGGACATCATGGCCGAGCTGGCCAAGCCCGGCCGCGACCCGCGCCAGAAGTTCGAGGCCTTCAGTTTCCAGGAGGGCGTGAACAAGCCGGAGGACCTGAAACCCGGCATGAAGCTCCCCGGCATCGTGACGAACGTCACGGCCTTCGGCGCCTTCGTGGACATTGGTGTCCACCAAGACGGCCTCGTCCATGTCTCTCAGCTCGCCGACAATTTCGTGAAGGATCCCGCCGAGGTCGTGAAGCCGCAGCAGAAGGTGATGGTCACCGTCACCGAGGTGGACCTCGCGCGGAAGCGCATCGCCCTCTCGATGCGCAGCAAGCCGGTGCTCGGTCCGAAGGCACCGCTGGGCCAAGGTGGACCGGGCGCTCCGCGCCCGGTCAGCGGCGTGCGCAGCGCGCCGCCCGTCACTCGCCCACCCGCCGCCCCCCAGTCGCTCAACAACGACTGGTTCACCGCCGCGCTGAACAAGA
- a CDS encoding TrmH family RNA methyltransferase: MPLTKAEITRLRSLQEKKHREELGLFVVEGEKVVAELLGAKFPLVDIYATPAWTGARTVDITAAEMDRLSHYPTPSSVLAVGKITRAPLAAGALDHGLTLALDGIQDPGNVGTLLRIADWFACARVLLSPDCADLFSQKVVNASMGSFARVKTHTVPLAEALASVTVPVLGCDLQGEDVHALKPLKDAIIVIGSEGRGLSDAVAARLTGRITIPKYGGAESLNAAIAAAIVCDNLRRAGGG, translated from the coding sequence ATGCCCCTCACCAAAGCCGAGATCACGCGCCTGCGCTCGCTGCAGGAGAAGAAGCACCGCGAGGAACTCGGCCTCTTCGTGGTCGAGGGCGAGAAGGTCGTGGCCGAGCTGCTCGGGGCGAAGTTTCCGCTCGTGGACATCTACGCCACGCCCGCTTGGACCGGTGCGCGCACAGTGGACATCACCGCCGCCGAGATGGACCGGCTCAGCCACTATCCCACCCCGTCCAGTGTGCTCGCCGTGGGCAAGATCACGCGGGCCCCGCTCGCCGCCGGCGCGCTCGACCACGGCCTCACGCTCGCCCTCGACGGCATTCAGGACCCCGGCAACGTCGGCACGCTCCTCCGCATCGCCGACTGGTTCGCCTGCGCCCGCGTGCTGCTTTCGCCTGACTGCGCCGACCTGTTTTCCCAGAAGGTCGTCAACGCCAGCATGGGCTCCTTCGCCCGCGTGAAAACCCACACCGTTCCGCTGGCCGAAGCCCTGGCCAGCGTGACGGTGCCTGTCCTCGGCTGCGATCTCCAGGGCGAAGACGTCCATGCGCTGAAGCCGCTCAAGGACGCCATCATCGTCATCGGCAGCGAGGGCCGCGGCCTCTCCGACGCCGTGGCCGCACGCCTGACCGGCCGGATTACGATTCCCAAATACGGCGGCGCCGAGTCCCTCAACGCCGCCATCGCCGCCGCCATTGTCTGCGACAACCTGCGGCGGGCGGGTGGCGGCTGA